The genomic stretch ATCGTATCTAAATTAAATTCTAATTTCCCGGATTCTATTTTGGCGATGTCTAAAATATCATTAATTAAATTCAATAAGTGTAAGGCGGAATGATAGGCTTGATCGAGAAATTCTAGTTCTTCTTCTCGACTATCGGTCATATCATCTAGTATGAGTCTTAAAAATCCGATGATACCATTTAAAGGTGTTCTTAATTCGTGGCTAGTACTGGCTAAAAATTCAGTTTTTAATCGAGATGCTTCTTCTGCCTGAGTATTTGCTTGTTCTAGTTTTTGGTATAGCATAGCATGAGCGATCGCAGTTCCCACTTGATCTGCTAATTCTTGTACTAATTCTAATTCTGCTTGATTCCATTGTCTTAATCGATCGCATTGATGTAAACAAATAATTCCATTAAATTGATCGTGATAAAAAGTAGGTACTAACAACACGGACAAAGCATCACAGGAAGGGTACAAAGTCCCAACTATAATTTTTGGTTTACGCTCAAACACAACATCTTTTATCACAGGATAGTCATGAAAATTAAAACGTCTTCCTAATATGGAGGGATAACGAGGATCACAATATTCGGCTTTAATTTCGAGATATTCCTCTTCTTTTGTCGGGGAAAATAAAAGACAACGATTAGTACTTAAAGCTTTTCCGATACTATCTACCGTTTGTTGCCAAATGGTTTCTAAATTGAGCGTCGCTCGAATTTTTCGTGCTATGGTGGTAAGTAATTTTTGATAAGGATCGGGATTAGTGGGTAGTGAGGAAGTGGTAGTTAAACAAATTTCTTGTTCTTGTAAAAGATGCCCCATAACTAATACTAATTCAGCATTACCACTGGGGAGAATAATTGGACTAATAATTAATTCAAAAGGTAAAGAATGATCTTCGTAACACAAAATACAATGACATTGTTCAGGAATTTTCCGAGTTAAAATTCTTTCAATTCTTTCCAGATAAGCTGATTTTGCAAAAGGAGATAATTTGATGATTGAGTCGTTAGTAATTACTCCTAATTCGGGTAAATTCGATCGCCAATAAAAAGAATGATAGTTACCCAAAACATCTTGAGTAAAGACTAATTCACTACCCAAATCCCCTAGATTTTGAAAGTTATTTTTAACTATGTTTAACGTCATTTATTCTCCGATGATCTAATCAATGTAATGCTAATCGATCAAAGTTTAGATCATTAACTATATTAAAAATTAACTTAGAGCTTAACAAAAATCGCTCTTTTCTTTCAACGATAAATTATTTCAAAAAAAAGGTGTTAGAACGTATTTTAAAGGTTTTTGATGAACCTAAATCCCCCTTATAAAGAGGGAGTTTTTTTGATTTCCTCCCTTACAAAAAGGGTTTGTGAAATGGTACATCATTATTTTGACACTTCCTTACAGATATTAATCGTTCCATTCTCCTCTAGGGGGTACAGGAGGGTTACGACGCAAACTGCGAGTCAAATCATCATCTTGTTGTCTTTCTCCTTTTAACCATTCTTTTAACGCAGACTCAATAACTCGACTGGGATCATTTGTTAAATGTCTGATTTTTTCGACTAAGTCCGAATCGAGATGAATCGAAATTT from Geminocystis sp. NIES-3709 encodes the following:
- a CDS encoding ATP-binding protein, which encodes MTLNIVKNNFQNLGDLGSELVFTQDVLGNYHSFYWRSNLPELGVITNDSIIKLSPFAKSAYLERIERILTRKIPEQCHCILCYEDHSLPFELIISPIILPSGNAELVLVMGHLLQEQEICLTTTSSLPTNPDPYQKLLTTIARKIRATLNLETIWQQTVDSIGKALSTNRCLLFSPTKEEEYLEIKAEYCDPRYPSILGRRFNFHDYPVIKDVVFERKPKIIVGTLYPSCDALSVLLVPTFYHDQFNGIICLHQCDRLRQWNQAELELVQELADQVGTAIAHAMLYQKLEQANTQAEEASRLKTEFLASTSHELRTPLNGIIGFLRLILDDMTDSREEELEFLDQAYHSALHLLNLINDILDIAKIESGKLEFNLDTISLNNIYNDIYKFAHNQAEKKNLSLNIHLPATYDQILVYADYQRLLQIMFNLVGNSLKFTRVGGIEITTEIIPKTFILKGMTLPGMVKISVADTGIGVSLDKQEKLFETFYQVDGSRTKAYGGTGLGLAISKRLVETMGGKISFYSMGEELGSTVTLTIPLSQMPLLKTD
- a CDS encoding type II toxin-antitoxin system CcdA family antitoxin yields the protein MNNQILSEGRGTDKVEISIHLDSDLVEKIRHLTNDPSRVIESALKEWLKGERQQDDDLTRSLRRNPPVPPRGEWND